A region of the Arachis hypogaea cultivar Tifrunner chromosome 15, arahy.Tifrunner.gnm2.J5K5, whole genome shotgun sequence genome:
AGTAAAGGAAAATATATTACAAGTTTACAACAGATAATCACAAAAGGAATTTGGAAATTGAATTATAGAAGGTTGTGGTACTTTCAATCTATTATTGCTAATAAAGCCACTCAAATTCAAGATACcccaaaaagaatttgaaaaataatagcTAACCTCTGTAGACCAAAAAAATTTCCAAAAGTAAGTTTCAAGTATAGTACTTTAGAAGTCTCATCTTAGATCAGTAATGGCAAGTAAATGTAAATAGATCTTAGTACCTTTGGACATTACGGCCCTTCATTGACATTACTTGATAAAGGTCTTCTAATATAGTCCACATACTTTTTTACTACCTAATAAAGGTTGCTAGAATCACATAAAAGAAATTTATCAAAAATGCAATCCACAGCAACACAGGCAAATGCCTTATTGTTAACAGACAACGATCTCAAATCCGTCAATTGACCAGACTTTAGCTTGGGATAAGCTGAGTACATGTATGaagtaataaaaaaatctagCACAGCATCTCCAGGAAACTCCAGTCGCTGCAAAAAAGAAAAGTCAGGTTACAACAGATAAATAATCAATGTCTTATCGGAGTTCTCAGATTTATAGAGTACAGAAATAGTTCCTATCATAACTGAGACATTGGGATCAACAGTAAAGGAGCCTTGCCTGGTAGCAACTTCCTCCATGCTTATTGTTAGAAGGATGCACAAATGGCTGAAGAAGCAGATCCTTATGAATGAAGTGATATCCCAACTTATCTTCGAGGGAAAGAATGTTTATACATCAGCAGAGAGAGGACTATAGCCAACACTTCCTCGGCAAACATTAATCAATTGTGAGACTTCAAAACCAACTTGTATGCCAAGCCACATAAGAAATACAATTGCAGCTTTAAAGCCACTATCAACTATAAATGCTCCGACCAAAGCTTCAACTGCATCAGAAATTGTTTTTCTATATAGCCAGTGGTGATTTTTATTGCACTTGATTTCATTTGAGCTTCTTTGCTCCTTAACAGAATTTAAACATGAGTAAAAGTGGAAGAAAATTAAGAGTTTGTATTTACTTATAAGTGGAAGAAAATTTGGGCATCATATCAAAGTGGAactgaatttatttaattaagagTTTGTATTTACTTATAACTCCAAAACATATATCAAAAAGGGTAGAAGCCTCTTGTTCTACCTCTAGATTACCGTTTTTATTGCATTCAAATTGCTATAATTgaagaaaattatgagtaaatgCAGTTGAACATTCAAGTAATGCCATGATATAGACTTCAGCAAAATTTTACAGAGTGATCTGAAAATTGTATAGTCAAAGAAAGTTTGAAATgaaaatttctcaaatccaagGGACACATTGCCATATAAATGAAAAAGGAAATGTTCATTAAATACCAAGAAGGATCACTCTTTCAAAATGGAGAAAAGGAGAAGACCTACCTGAAGCACGAACAGAGCGAATAGAAATGTCAGCGGCGAGGAAAGGTTCCGGCTAACGGATGAAGACAGAACGAGCAGAGATGTCAGGCGGCGAGGGAAGCACGAAGAAGTTCTTGACAGTGACGGTTACAGTGACGGTGACAGAGGCACGGTGAACACAGAGAGAGTGCTCTCAAACAGAGGAGAGGACTTCAAGCTCCTGCGACGGCGCCAATCTTCCACACGTGATGCCTGTACATGCGACGGAGCTGCGGGGTTGAGATGGCTGCGGTGGTTGGCGTGGCTGCTGGCTGCGGGCTGCGGGGCTGGATCGATGGGTGGGTACAGGTTgagttattttttctttcaatttcagagaggaatgTGGCAAAGGGGCATTGAGCTTCTAAGAAATATAACTTTACTTTTTAATGTTTacagaaattatatttttacccctcttataaaaatatttaattataaagttGTCCTACTTTAATTAAGATATTAACTCTTATCGAGTTAAATtaactcaaactaaaactaaacatccAATTAAAATGTGCCACGTCACGAGAGGTAATTTACATGTTGATTTAGAGGAAGTTGGATAGAACTCATCACCCTTATAATattgttttatattaaaaatctCAGCTACGACAACTTGATGTAGGCAAATGCTGGCCAAATCAATATATTGTTGTGTAATATCTTCTACATAAACCTTAATGATCTCTTGTACATTGTCCTATTCAAGTTGCTTAAACacctaaaatatataaattttagaaaCAAACAATTTTAGGATCAACATATTTTATCAATTTTGGCTAGTAATTAGCCTGTATAAATgccatattattttaaatattgattcatgtgtaaaaattttaataaatatagatgTATATTgtgttaatttatatatataaaattttgtaaatatagatataaattatatgtATTACATATGCAAATCtctataaatataagtataaatgatTATTAACCAAATATTTgtccaaaataataatatttacttgcCTAAGCACTGGTCCTTTAGAAATCTAACTTAAGCTAGCTTTCTTAAAAGTAGAATTCGTATTTTTCATTGCTCACAATCTCAAAATCTCGATAAACTTTCTTAGTTAGTTGTAGGTTTAGAAAATGTTTCTAAACATGATTTAATCTCCTTTCTCGTGTATTTTAGCCATCTCAAGAGGATGACTGATGCATGTAATCATGGCTTGCCGTGCTTCTTCTGTGAGGAAGCTTTAGAAAAAGTCTAGGAGGCagcattttttattaaaaatttggtCCGCACTTAACTATCAAAAGGAAATTGAGTAATCCCAcactattagatgtaatctcacaccattaaaaatattaatgataactaattgatagctacaaatcacaaaatctgctagcTCCTAACACTTCGAAATTTTATTGTTTCCAAATTTATTGGACTGTATAACTCCAACTCTTGTAACTTGTCCATCTACGTACATTTCGTTTTAGTTTTAGCAACCATATCAAACACAAATCCGTCAAAGTACTATCCTTTTGAAACCCAAACACTTACAAACAAATGTGATCTTTCTCTGCAAATAAATGTGGTGAACTTGGCGGACAAACCTATGATGACTTGGGAGCTAGACTAAAGATTTTGACACCAAAGTCGCGCCAATTGTGGCAATAGTTTTCTTGGCAACAGTTATAATGCCTTTTTGTTATTTAGATGGAATATCCCTTCTCTTGCATGTTTTGATCTTTACGACCGGTCATTTATCTCTTTTTCATCTAATAAAAACAatccttcatatatatatatatatatatatatcaaaaaggCCACACACACAATTCATGCCTTTAGATGACTATTTGCATATATATAAAGCAGCGCAAGCAGCAAAGGTAACAAGAATAGTTTGATCAATCTTACGTGCATGCAATGCAAAGAAGAGATCATATCACAATACAATGGCTAGAGTAGTCCACGACTTATTAAATGCAaggtaatatatataaaaataattcttaacaTTCTTGTATCAAACTGCAAAGCTCGCTTAATTACTGAGAATTACCTAGATATGGTTCAAATGTATTACGACTTTGGATGTATAGCATACCAGGTTTGAATAGAAGTGAGAGCCAATGCTAAGACGGCAGCCAAAAATGCGATGAGAGACCAGGGGGTATTGAAGTAAGTGTTGCGTGCTTGAGCCAACCAAGTCTTCCACTTATTTCCGTAATGCTTGTTGATTTGATGCTTCACTTTAATATATTCTTTGCTGTATGCCACCAAATCAGTTCTCACCATGTAATTGAACATTTTAGCCGGCAATTCGTGCCCTAATTCGTTGAAGAGTTTGGCCACTTCTTCATCACTTCCGAGCAAGTTTCGGAGCACCCCGGCCAACCTGAGCTCCTTCACATCCtcagcatcatcaatcaaagaatCCATCATGGAGAAGTACGAGCAGAATTCGAAATTGTTAGGGAAATCCGGCGACATCTCATACGCAATCAAGTTGTGAAAGAAATAAGGCGTGGCATCATTTACGACCATCACTGGAAGCCTCAATTCTCCGCTAAACCAGTAGGAGGTGAAAGAGATTTTATTCCATTCCCATTTATTTGTCTCATTTGGCTTCACTTTAATCCCTGCTTTTATAAGATCCCTGAtattcttgtatctctcccaggactCTCCTTCTTTTGGAAAGGGAGTAATGTCGTCATCATCATCGTTGCAGATAGTAGACGTATGAAATGAGCGAATATAATCAAGAAGATGGATTGCCTTCGCTCTATTCACCCTTATTGTAAATGGATCTCGCTTTGCTAGTCCCATGAATATGAAATTGTACAGTATGTTCTCCAAGTGAGCCACGTCATCTCTAAGGACTAGAAGCTCCAACAACCTTAGTGGAAGTTGGTTTTCCAACAACAAAATATCTCTCCAAGTGTACATCAACTGGTCAAGCTTTAGCCTCAATACATTTGGATTCTGATCGTCAACGTTGTTTATGTAATAGAGTAAAGCACATCCGTCCACTAGCAACATCCAAGTTAGTTCCTCGTCATCGTAGCTTCTAGTCACATCTTCGCTAAACAGATTCCTCAGTAAACCAATGTCATTTTCTACCTTTTCATGCAGCTTCTTGAACGTATGTTCCTTGCTAAACCCttgtttcttttctaaattttgaatatagAAAGACGCCCATAGAATTTTGAATTCTTGTCCCAATTTCAAATTTTTCCTTCGGTAATGGATGGGTCCAAATGAAATCATCTTGGGTAAGCAGTACTGAAAAAAGTTTGTGTTTTGCCGCAAGAAAGGGGGAATCTTTTGGATCTTGACGTTGGGAGATGAAGATGGACCATTCTCTTGAAATGTTTGCTCCCAAAGTTGGGCCATCCGAGCATTCAATTTCTCATCAGCCATTGTCCAACGGTCAGCGTTTCTCGGCCTTCGAATTGCAACAAAAACTTCACGAATCTAGAACGGTAAACAGTAAGATTCTTTAAGAACCCAGGTTTTCAAGATTCAAATGAGCTTGCAACCcattccaaaaacaaaaaaagaaatgaGCTTGCAACTAAAATAGGTCTTTGCTTATTAACTACAGTCTCTTTTTTCTACCAACTCTTAAGAAGTTGCCTTTATTACTAGagtatatatattattcaatagACTATACCTACTGCCATTTTGCAATTTCTATCACCTTTGAAAGCGTTTGGCATGAAACtagattataaaattttaaaagtttttggatgtgcttgctttttcttttctagaCCATACACCAAACATAAACTTGATTACAAATATGAAAATTGTCTTTTTCTTGAACATGATATAGAATATCATGTCTTTAAATATATGTCTAAAATAggaaaaatttatttgtcaacACATGTATTTGATGAGGGTGTTTTTTCATATAACAATGAGTTATTTGGTTTTAATTCTAATCTTGCAAATTCAATTTCTGGTGGATCAGTTTATTCAATTAATAAAGGCATGATACCTCTTTTATCAAAGAGTTCCTTTTATATCCCTTCCACACAACCTCAATCTCCAAATCTGATAATTGTGACACAACTCCTTCATTTATTATAGAAATTAAAAAACATCCTCAGCTATTTCAGATTCTACCTCTAATGAGCTACCTAATTCTGCACCTCATCGATAGTTACCTTCTCATCAAACATCTATCAATTGCCATTGAAATGTGCCTACCACCTCTACCTCAACCCTCTCTTACAACTCCATCTTCCTCTATGTCCCATTCTATGGTCACTAGCCCAAAGTCAATGTTTCATAAACCAAGAAATTGCACTGCCACTCACACTCCTGATTTAGTTACTGAAATATCTAGAACTATTTCTCGAGCCCTCCAATGTCCACATTGGAAGACATTTATGGATACTGAATTCAGATCCCTTAAACAGTGCAAAAAAATTTAAGGAGATTGGCAttatgcaccaatttttttttaatattctaattGCTCAAATTACATTTCTAAAATTGATAAGTGTATCACGTTAATTCTTAACTCATTTTTTGTTAATGGACTAATGATATAGACCGCTAGTGACACGTATCATATTGACATGAATAGTTGTACCACGTGTTACATGTTATAATACTATTTGACCACGTGTTAGTTTGTGTCATATATCATAATATAATTCATCTATATATCATCAATTATGTCTTCATTATGGATAGACCAAATTGATCTTTTATTTTGTACTAAGTAACTCattttaatctctaaaattaaatactgtgcaccaaattagtcttttcactaattttttataaatttaaaatcttcaaTAACTTTAAatgcattaattttaattttaatttttcacatatttaaatacaagtatttttgataaatatttttaagattttaattttaatcgtacaatttttttatcataataatttaatattaataactaCTCAATGTGGACTAACTTCCTGTATAATAAGAAAAGAAATCACACACTCACTTTAGCTCAACTCATATAACTAAGTCAtcatttttttgtaaatattCCTATAAACTTAGatatttttcaatccaattctcaCATGAACCagtttaaattcttgttaatttcgTCATTGAAGTTCACTACAGATATCCCTAACCACCATATCCAACCTCTTTCGTTGAACCCATTTACAAACAATTAGTTATAGGTATGTCTTCCAACATTATTATGTTATTtaaaaatgtgtattttatagtaaccgaaaaaataaaaaacgtgAATCTtgatttttaatttcttattaaaaccatgaatatttttggattaaaaaaaagtgtctaattaatcatataatttttttataataacatatttatatatgacaaaatttatcaatattaaattattataaaaatattttataaaaattcttgtACTTAAACCGTGAAAAAATAGATTTAAAATTAGtacatctaaaaatattaaaaattttgaatttataaaaaaaatagaaaaaaactagTGAAATGATTAGTTTGGTACCTaacatttaatttcaaaaactaaaatgagtcacttaatataAAATGAAGAGCTAATTTAGTGCATTTATAATGATGACATAGCAAATGACATGTGGACAAATAATGTTGTGATACGTGATACAAGTCAGTACGTGGTTAAATAGCATTATAACACATGATACAATCATTCACATCAACATGCCACATGTCACTAACAATCTATGTCATCAACCAATTAACGAAAAATGAATAAAGAACTAATAAGACATACTTTTGTTAATATTAGAAAcataattaaagtaattaaaatctcaaaaataattttgatatacGCCAATTTCAAAATTCACTTTGGAGGCTTAACACGGCTTTTACTACTCCTCCATCAAATGCAACTATCATAGGTTGCAAATGGGTCTGTGCTatcaagaaaaacaaaagaaaacattataaaatataaagtcaGATTAGTCGGTAGGGATTTTCATCAATGGAAAGGTGTGGATTATGACCAAATCATTAGTCCTGTGATAAGACCATCCCTTGTCCATATTGTTTTAACGATTGCCCACACCCAAGGTTTCGGTGATGAGACAATTTAACTTCAAGAATGCCGTTCTAAATGAAAAACTTGAAGGA
Encoded here:
- the LOC112750126 gene encoding UPF0481 protein At3g47200-like, encoding MADEKLNARMAQLWEQTFQENGPSSSPNVKIQKIPPFLRQNTNFFQYCLPKMISFGPIHYRRKNLKLGQEFKILWASFYIQNLEKKQGFSKEHTFKKLHEKVENDIGLLRNLFSEDVTRSYDDEELTWMLLVDGCALLYYINNVDDQNPNVLRLKLDQLMYTWRDILLLENQLPLRLLELLVLRDDVAHLENILYNFIFMGLAKRDPFTIRVNRAKAIHLLDYIRSFHTSTICNDDDDDITPFPKEGESWERYKNIRDLIKAGIKVKPNETNKWEWNKISFTSYWFSGELRLPVMVVNDATPYFFHNLIAYEMSPDFPNNFEFCSYFSMMDSLIDDAEDVKELRLAGVLRNLLGSDEEVAKLFNELGHELPAKMFNYMVRTDLVAYSKEYIKVKHQINKHYGNKWKTWLAQARNTYFNTPWSLIAFLAAVLALALTSIQTWYAIHPKS